Proteins encoded within one genomic window of Acidimicrobiales bacterium:
- a CDS encoding NAD(P)/FAD-dependent oxidoreductase, with protein sequence MADVIIIGAGVSGLYALHRLRERGISAHVYEANDDVGGTWFKNRYPGARFDSESYTYAYSFSPELLEEWDWSEHFAAQPETLRYLQHVADRFDLRRDITFGRRVTSAIYDDRRAEWTVTLDDGLTDTARFVIGAIGVLTAAPNPPPWPGVADFAGTAFHTTDWPEGLDLTGKRVAVIGTGATAVQLIPEVAKVASHLTVYQRTPNWCAPLGNAPITAEEQADLKARYGELFERCRTTFGAFVHDADRRKALEVSATERAELFERLWAERGFAIWMGNFRDTLVNAEANKLISDFVADKIRARVHDPALAEKLIPTDHGFGTRRVPMETNYYEAYNRPNVDLVDLRATPIERITRDGIVTSDGERAFDVIVYAVGFDAITGPYDRMDIRGRDRRTLRDAWADGPRTLFGLMTAGFPNFFMVIGPQQAGGFCNMTRCIETNSDWIVDLIDHVRAQHKQSVEPTVEAQEEWNDEVIASAERMLFTKVPSWFTGARRAGFDGTLRNSLVYVGGVPAFNERCAQAASNGYAGFVIV encoded by the coding sequence GTGGCCGACGTCATCATCATCGGCGCCGGAGTCTCCGGGCTCTACGCGCTGCACCGCCTGCGTGAGCGCGGCATCAGCGCCCACGTGTACGAGGCCAACGACGACGTCGGTGGCACGTGGTTCAAGAACCGCTACCCCGGCGCCCGCTTCGACTCCGAGAGCTACACCTACGCGTATTCGTTCTCGCCCGAACTGCTCGAGGAGTGGGACTGGTCCGAGCACTTCGCCGCCCAGCCCGAGACGCTGCGCTACCTGCAACACGTCGCCGACCGCTTCGACCTTCGCCGCGACATCACCTTCGGTCGCCGCGTCACCTCGGCGATCTACGACGACCGCCGCGCCGAATGGACCGTCACGTTGGACGACGGCTTGACCGACACAGCGCGTTTCGTCATCGGCGCCATCGGCGTGTTGACCGCCGCGCCCAACCCGCCGCCCTGGCCCGGCGTCGCCGACTTCGCCGGCACCGCGTTCCACACCACCGACTGGCCCGAAGGCCTCGACCTGACCGGCAAGCGCGTCGCCGTGATCGGCACGGGCGCGACTGCCGTGCAGTTGATCCCCGAGGTGGCGAAGGTGGCGAGCCACCTCACCGTCTACCAGCGGACACCGAACTGGTGCGCGCCACTGGGCAACGCGCCCATCACCGCGGAGGAACAGGCCGACCTCAAGGCGCGCTACGGCGAGTTGTTCGAGCGCTGCCGCACCACCTTCGGCGCCTTCGTCCACGACGCCGACCGGCGCAAGGCGCTCGAGGTCAGCGCCACCGAACGCGCCGAGTTGTTCGAGCGGCTGTGGGCCGAGCGCGGCTTCGCCATCTGGATGGGCAACTTCCGCGACACGCTCGTCAACGCGGAAGCCAACAAGCTCATCAGCGACTTCGTGGCCGACAAGATCCGCGCCCGCGTGCACGACCCGGCGCTCGCCGAGAAGCTGATCCCGACCGACCACGGGTTCGGCACCCGGCGCGTGCCGATGGAGACCAACTACTACGAGGCGTACAACCGACCGAACGTCGACCTCGTCGACCTGCGGGCCACGCCGATCGAACGCATCACCCGGGACGGCATCGTTACGAGCGACGGCGAGCGCGCCTTCGACGTCATCGTCTACGCCGTCGGCTTCGACGCCATCACCGGACCGTACGACCGCATGGACATCCGGGGCCGCGACAGACGCACCCTGCGCGACGCGTGGGCCGACGGACCGCGCACGCTGTTCGGGCTCATGACCGCCGGGTTCCCGAACTTCTTCATGGTCATCGGCCCGCAGCAGGCGGGCGGGTTCTGCAACATGACGCGCTGCATCGAAACGAACAGCGACTGGATAGTCGACCTGATCGATCACGTGCGCGCCCAGCACAAGCAATCGGTCGAGCCGACCGTCGAGGCGCAGGAGGAGTGGAACGACGAAGTGATCGCCAGCGCGGAGCGGATGCTGTTCACGAAGGTGCCGTCGTGGTTCACCGGAGCCCGCCGCGCCGGCTTCGACGGCACGCTGCGTAACTCCCTGGTCTACGTCGGCGGCGTGCCGGCGTTCAACGAGCGCTGCGCACAGGCGGCGAGCAACGGCTATGCCGGTTTCGTGATCGTTTGA